TTCAGCACCAACGGCAAGAAGGTCGTGCCCGATGACGATGATGGTGACAATATCAAACAGAAGAAGATCAACGGAGTTTATTATTGTCTTGCAGAAGATGGAGCGATGCAGACCGGCTGGGTTTGTGTGACCGGGGATGATTCGGAGAACATCGAGGATTACCGTTATGTGGATTCCAACGGGAAGGTGCGTGTGGGCTGGTATTCCGCAGAGCCGCCGGAGGATCTTCAGAACAATTATGACCATGATGTAGAGTGGTTCTACTTCAACAATAAAGGCGTTCCCAAGGTAGGGCCGGAACGTGGTTCCGCTACTACAAAGGACTTAGTGAAGATCAACGGGAACACCTACCTGTTTGATGAGAAGGGCGTTCCGGTATACGGGATCCAGAAGGTTTATACAGACAGTGATGAGTCTGAGTACACTTCCTACTACTTTGGAACCCGGGCACAGAGCTGCATGATAAAAGGCAAGCACAACATCGATGAGGGCGGAGATACGCGCCAGTTCTATTTCAGCTCTACAGGCCGCGGATATACCGGAGTGTATGACAATTACCTGTATTACATGGGCAAGCTGCAGAAAGCAGATTCCGGCAGCCGTTACGAGGTGTTCACGATCCCGCAGGGCAACAGCTACAAGAACTACGTGATCAACACTTCCGGCCGCATTGCCAAGAACACCACGGTCAAGGACCGGGACGGTGTCAAGTACAAGACCAACAGCGGCGGCGTCCTGGTCAAGGAGGACGACGAGTCTGTAGATGGTGGGACTTACTCAAGCCCGGAGGAGCCGGACTGGAGCGCATTTGGTGATGATTATTAAATTTTGGGCGGAGGGTTACGCAACCTCCGCCTGTTTTGTTTCTGGGAGAGATCCAGGGGACACGGGGCTTTGGGCTCCGGTTCCGGGGATAAGGGGAACTAACGCAAAAAAACACCGGAAGCAGGGCAACGCTCCAGCTCCGGAATATTCTTGATGAATATTCCTCCGCGTCGCGCTACGCCTGGGACTTGTGGTCCCAGGCTCGGCCCTGATTCCGGCGCTTTTTTGCGCAAGTTCCCCTAATCCCCTCCACAGTCACCCAAATCCCCGTGTCCCCTGCCTCTCTCCCGGCTACGCTGCCTCGGAGGTTGCTGTTCCCTGGCTCCCATCGGTAGGTTGCTGGCAGAGGTCCAGGCTTATTAGCGCCCCTTTTTCTGTTTTGCATTTGTTTTTTTGTGGTTATGTTCCTATATAAAATGTCTATATTATCTGTATTATAATAGGTAAGAACCTTTGAAGACATAAGCTTATAAATGAGATGA
This portion of the Clostridium sp. AN503 genome encodes:
- a CDS encoding cell wall-binding protein, whose product is MKKKGLAVLALAVVMTLGTAGITALAAAGWVQEGNGWAYYSASGSRTSNAWRQANDGTWRYLNGSGVMAVDSWVDNDNYYVDSNGIMVSNKWLQVTNSNSDTGYDWYYFTTSGKCVKEKWEKINDKWYYFGDTGAMQTGWILDDMYYCGADGVMLTGWQKLVPPDETEHEDDDYGPFSETENDGKYWYYFSTNGKKVVPDDDDGDNIKQKKINGVYYCLAEDGAMQTGWVCVTGDDSENIEDYRYVDSNGKVRVGWYSAEPPEDLQNNYDHDVEWFYFNNKGVPKVGPERGSATTKDLVKINGNTYLFDEKGVPVYGIQKVYTDSDESEYTSYYFGTRAQSCMIKGKHNIDEGGDTRQFYFSSTGRGYTGVYDNYLYYMGKLQKADSGSRYEVFTIPQGNSYKNYVINTSGRIAKNTTVKDRDGVKYKTNSGGVLVKEDDESVDGGTYSSPEEPDWSAFGDDY